In Dehalogenimonas etheniformans, one genomic interval encodes:
- a CDS encoding shikimate kinase, producing MKGNVALIGFMGSGKSTVGKRLARRLNREFIETDRLIEDRARMPISALFQEQGESGFRDVEEEVLKDVSSSAQNAIIACGGGIILRQANIDRLKLSSVIVYLETDTAALKERLSFSRKRPLLNRPDRDKIIEELHEARCPLYQAAADLIVKTGNRPFAAVISEIIERLGIDESDHR from the coding sequence TTGAAAGGCAATGTCGCCTTAATCGGCTTCATGGGTTCGGGCAAGTCCACTGTCGGAAAACGCCTGGCGCGCCGTCTCAACAGAGAGTTCATCGAGACCGACAGGCTCATCGAGGATCGTGCCAGAATGCCTATTTCAGCCCTATTCCAGGAGCAGGGCGAGTCTGGTTTCCGCGATGTCGAGGAGGAGGTACTCAAAGATGTCTCTTCCTCCGCCCAAAATGCCATCATCGCCTGCGGAGGAGGTATCATCCTGAGGCAGGCTAATATCGATCGATTGAAACTGTCTTCGGTTATCGTATACCTTGAAACAGATACCGCAGCCTTGAAGGAACGGCTGAGCTTTTCACGCAAGCGTCCGCTACTTAATCGCCCCGACCGGGACAAGATTATTGAAGAACTCCATGAAGCTCGCTGCCCCCTTTACCAAGCGGCAGCCGACCTCATCGTCAAAACTGGAAACCGCCCTTTCGCCGCCGTCATTAGCGAAATTATCGAGAGGCTGGGAATAGATGAAAGCGACCATCGCTAA
- a CDS encoding shikimate dehydrogenase translates to MIDENTRMIALLGNPVAQSVSPAMQNAAFRALEQKYIYLAFQVPPAALGEAINVVRGLGFRGANITIPHKTTVIPLLDNTDPHAKRIGAVNTVLNENGKLTGYNTDAPGFLVALRRGGFEPKGEKAVVLGAGGAARAVVFALRDAGTTIAIINRSHESAVNLARETESSSFELSESGLRSAMAGSSLVVNTTSLGMSPNAGSTPLPVQFLRQGLFVFDTVYRPRQTRLLREAEAAGCKILGGLEMLVEQGALAFELWTGKTAPRDVMRQAAAEALS, encoded by the coding sequence ATGATCGACGAAAATACCAGGATGATTGCTCTTCTCGGCAACCCGGTAGCCCAATCAGTGTCTCCTGCGATGCAGAACGCCGCCTTCCGGGCGTTGGAGCAAAAATACATTTATCTCGCCTTCCAAGTCCCGCCGGCAGCCCTGGGCGAAGCCATAAATGTCGTTCGTGGGCTCGGCTTTAGAGGCGCAAATATCACTATTCCGCATAAGACGACGGTAATCCCGCTTTTGGACAACACCGATCCCCACGCCAAACGAATCGGCGCTGTGAACACCGTCTTAAACGAGAACGGAAAACTCACCGGCTACAATACCGACGCCCCGGGTTTTCTTGTCGCTCTCAGGCGAGGTGGCTTCGAGCCTAAGGGAGAAAAGGCCGTGGTTCTCGGTGCTGGAGGGGCGGCCCGGGCTGTGGTATTTGCATTGCGGGATGCGGGTACCACCATCGCCATCATCAACAGGTCACATGAATCTGCTGTGAATCTTGCCAGGGAAACCGAGTCATCAAGCTTCGAGCTGTCTGAATCGGGACTGAGGTCAGCTATGGCCGGGTCCTCGCTGGTGGTGAACACTACCAGTCTGGGTATGAGCCCCAATGCAGGCTCTACACCCTTGCCAGTTCAATTTCTGCGGCAGGGTCTATTCGTATTCGACACGGTGTATCGTCCCCGGCAAACCCGGTTGCTCAGAGAAGCCGAGGCCGCGGGATGCAAAATCCTGGGCGGCCTCGAGATGCTCGTCGAACAGGGTGCCCTCGCCTTCGAACTTTGGACCGGTAAAACGGCGCCCCGGGACGTCATGCGTCAGGCCGCCGCCGAGGCGCTGAGTTGA
- the aroD gene encoding type I 3-dehydroquinate dehydratase: protein MRLKICGVITEPDEAAIRTAAPLVNLFEVRIDLIGQDWPAIAENLNKPWIATNRLASQGGKWQGSENSRLEALIKALDLGASIVDLELVTSSVVDMIAAVKKKARCLISHHDFNGTPSPEVLPQLVKRLTAAGADICKLVTTANSIDDSLSLLGLYDLFPDKSLVAFAMGEAGVISRVMAPLCGAEFTYAALDSGQSSAPGQLTVSQLAEIYRHLKV, encoded by the coding sequence ATGAGACTGAAGATTTGCGGTGTCATCACCGAACCCGACGAGGCGGCGATTCGAACCGCCGCGCCACTGGTCAATCTTTTTGAGGTCCGTATCGATCTCATTGGTCAAGATTGGCCGGCCATCGCCGAAAATCTGAACAAGCCCTGGATCGCCACCAACCGCCTGGCTTCCCAGGGCGGCAAATGGCAGGGTTCAGAAAATTCGCGTCTGGAAGCGCTTATAAAAGCTCTTGACCTTGGAGCATCCATAGTCGATCTGGAGCTGGTCACTTCCAGCGTGGTGGATATGATTGCCGCGGTCAAGAAGAAGGCTCGTTGTCTGATATCACACCATGATTTCAATGGTACTCCGTCACCTGAAGTATTGCCGCAACTTGTAAAACGGCTGACGGCAGCTGGCGCCGATATCTGTAAGCTGGTGACCACCGCAAACTCCATCGATGACAGTCTCAGCTTACTGGGACTATACGACCTGTTCCCAGACAAAAGTCTGGTCGCCTTCGCCATGGGCGAGGCAGGTGTAATAAGCCGGGTTATGGCGCCCCTTTGCGGAGCTGAATTTACCTACGCGGCCCTCGACTCCGGCCAATCATCGGCACCCGGGCAGTTGACAGTATCTCAATTGGCAGAGATTTATAGGCATTTGAAGGTATGA
- the aroB gene encoding 3-dehydroquinate synthase: MSDPQITIDLGDRSYPIHIGAGMLGHLPELLTRAGFTGRLMLVTNPVIAELYGNRLLGMLRTAGFDPELILVPEGEAYKSLVTAGHLYEGLSKKHAERGTPIIALGGGVIGDLAGFVASTYQRGVPFIQVPTTLLAQVDSSIGGKVAVNVGRLKNMAGAFYQPKMVVTDISTLTTLPLEELHNGLAEVIKSAIIADPELFAFLETDVSRILNREPEALSFIVEHSAVVKARIVEQDERDEGVRNLLNLGHTFGHAIETITKFEMKHGAAVAVGIAAAARLSRRLGLLPVEDYDRVTKVIADAGLPITFNVNRPGAFVEAMGHDKKKIAGKLKFILPAGIGSVILRDDIDPNLAVEALT, translated from the coding sequence ATGTCAGATCCCCAGATTACCATTGACCTTGGCGACCGCAGCTACCCTATCCACATAGGCGCGGGCATGCTTGGGCATTTGCCGGAACTCTTGACCAGGGCCGGTTTCACTGGCAGGTTAATGCTGGTCACCAATCCTGTCATCGCCGAACTCTACGGCAATCGTCTTCTTGGGATGCTACGGACGGCCGGATTCGATCCTGAACTCATTCTTGTCCCCGAGGGTGAAGCCTACAAATCGCTCGTAACCGCCGGGCACCTTTATGAAGGCCTTTCAAAAAAGCATGCCGAACGCGGCACCCCAATCATAGCTCTTGGCGGCGGTGTCATCGGCGACCTCGCCGGGTTTGTCGCCTCCACCTACCAGCGCGGAGTGCCGTTTATTCAGGTGCCGACGACTTTGCTTGCCCAGGTAGATTCCAGCATCGGCGGCAAGGTGGCCGTTAATGTCGGCAGGCTCAAGAACATGGCGGGAGCTTTCTACCAGCCGAAAATGGTGGTTACCGACATCTCCACCCTGACGACTCTCCCTCTGGAGGAGTTACACAACGGCCTCGCCGAGGTCATCAAGTCTGCTATCATCGCCGACCCTGAACTTTTCGCCTTCCTTGAAACTGATGTGTCCCGAATTCTCAACCGGGAACCTGAGGCGCTTTCATTTATCGTTGAGCATTCGGCCGTGGTCAAGGCTCGCATAGTTGAACAAGATGAACGCGATGAAGGAGTCCGCAATCTGTTGAACCTGGGCCATACCTTCGGACACGCCATAGAGACCATCACCAAATTCGAAATGAAACACGGCGCCGCCGTTGCCGTTGGGATTGCCGCCGCTGCTCGATTGTCACGCCGACTCGGTTTGCTGCCCGTCGAAGACTATGACCGCGTTACCAAGGTCATAGCTGACGCTGGATTGCCGATTACTTTTAATGTAAACCGGCCCGGAGCTTTCGTTGAAGCGATGGGTCATGACAAGAAAAAAATTGCCGGCAAGTTAAAATTCATTCTCCCCGCAGGTATTGGCAGTGTCATACTACGAGATGACATTGACCCTAACCTGGCTGTTGAGGCACTTACTTAA
- the aroF gene encoding 3-deoxy-7-phosphoheptulonate synthase codes for MIIMKKDATAEQVQHVIDEVAKIGLRTDVSRGAYLTIIGLIGDESKADFTHLAALPGVKEARMIEAPYKLINREYSSAYGETGTRFVRVGQIEFGGDEPVFIAGPCAVENRDDLFRIAEKCQAAGAQVLRGGVFKPRSSVHSFQGLGSAGTEEAIEALTWLRDAGREFGMPVVTEVRGEAQVDLVSQYVDMIQIGARNMYDQDLLQTAARKNLPVMFKRHFGASIEEFLCFSEYIAAEGNKDIILCERGIVPMGKGKNFTRYMLDLAAVPVIQKETYLPIIVDPSHATGRRDLIRSMSLASIAAGAAGLMIEVHDHPEDARCDAAQMIHPSELKEIIASARQLRRIAVK; via the coding sequence ATGATCATCATGAAAAAGGATGCCACCGCGGAGCAGGTGCAGCACGTCATCGACGAGGTCGCCAAGATCGGCCTGCGCACCGATGTCTCCCGCGGGGCTTATCTCACCATCATCGGCCTCATCGGCGACGAGAGCAAGGCGGACTTTACCCACCTGGCAGCCCTTCCCGGAGTAAAGGAGGCCAGGATGATAGAAGCGCCCTATAAACTGATCAACCGCGAATATTCCAGCGCCTACGGCGAGACGGGCACTCGCTTTGTCAGGGTCGGCCAGATCGAGTTTGGCGGAGATGAGCCGGTATTTATCGCCGGGCCATGCGCCGTCGAGAACCGGGACGACCTGTTCCGTATCGCAGAGAAGTGCCAGGCCGCCGGGGCTCAGGTACTCCGGGGCGGTGTCTTCAAACCCCGCTCCTCAGTCCACTCCTTCCAGGGGCTCGGTTCCGCCGGTACCGAGGAAGCGATCGAGGCTCTCACCTGGCTTAGGGATGCCGGACGGGAGTTCGGCATGCCGGTGGTCACCGAGGTTCGCGGCGAGGCCCAGGTGGATCTGGTGAGCCAATACGTGGACATGATTCAGATCGGCGCCCGCAACATGTACGACCAGGATCTGCTTCAGACCGCTGCCCGTAAGAACTTACCGGTGATGTTCAAGCGCCACTTCGGCGCTTCTATCGAAGAGTTTCTATGCTTTTCCGAATATATCGCAGCTGAGGGCAACAAAGATATCATCCTGTGCGAGCGCGGCATAGTGCCCATGGGCAAAGGAAAGAATTTCACCCGCTACATGCTCGATCTGGCCGCCGTGCCGGTGATCCAAAAAGAAACTTACCTGCCGATCATCGTCGATCCCAGCCACGCCACCGGCCGCCGCGATCTCATCCGCTCAATGAGCCTGGCCTCGATAGCCGCCGGCGCCGCGGGCCTTATGATTGAAGTGCATGATCATCCGGAAGATGCCCGCTGCGATGCCGCCCAGATGATCCATCCATCCGAACTCAAGGAAATCATCGCTTCGGCGCGACAGCTGAGAAGGATTGCCGTAAAATAG
- a CDS encoding type II toxin-antitoxin system VapC family toxin — translation MIITTPSELTKPRILVDTDVVSYLLKADTRAEFYKPFLLNKTVAISFVTIAELYYWAYLRAWGQAKVAQMEATIKNYVVLPYDYSLCQQWATIKHDGARNGHPMDNHDNDCWIASTALLHDCALATNNRRHYEYINGLDIICPSLFETI, via the coding sequence TTGATAATAACGACGCCTTCAGAATTAACAAAGCCAAGAATCTTAGTTGATACGGACGTTGTTTCCTATTTGCTTAAAGCAGATACAAGAGCTGAGTTTTATAAGCCATTTTTATTGAATAAAACTGTGGCAATATCGTTTGTAACAATAGCTGAGTTATATTATTGGGCATATTTAAGGGCTTGGGGACAAGCAAAGGTAGCTCAAATGGAAGCTACGATTAAAAATTATGTTGTCCTCCCGTATGATTACTCTTTGTGCCAGCAATGGGCAACGATTAAACATGATGGTGCCAGAAATGGACACCCAATGGACAATCACGATAATGATTGTTGGATAGCTTCTACGGCACTGCTCCACGATTGTGCTTTAGCCACCAACAATAGACGCCACTATGAATATATCAATGGCTTAGATATTATTTGCCCGTCTCTTTTTGAGACCATCTAG
- a CDS encoding IS1 family transposase, with the protein MNKLDLNRRVQIVKALCEGNSLRSTARMTGVAVNTVVKLLTELGSACLDYQDKVMRNLTCQKLQCDEIWSFVYSKAKNVPAEHEGQFGYGDVWTFVAIDADTKLTPCWHVGARDAENACDFINDLKGRLANRVQLTTDGHKMYLNAVENAFGSEIDFAQLVKLYGETVEGQRRYSPAQCTGTIKTVIQGNPDESKVSTSYIERQNLTMRMSMRRFTRLTNAFSKKLENHMYALALYFFHYNFVRTHKSLANPYPRTPAMAAGVTNRIWSFEDVIGLLG; encoded by the coding sequence ATGAACAAGCTAGACCTTAACCGCCGAGTCCAGATAGTGAAAGCCCTTTGTGAGGGGAACTCGCTCAGAAGCACCGCCCGAATGACAGGCGTAGCGGTCAACACCGTGGTCAAACTGCTAACCGAGCTTGGCTCTGCTTGCTTGGATTATCAGGATAAGGTTATGCGAAATCTGACTTGCCAGAAGCTACAATGCGATGAGATTTGGAGCTTCGTTTATTCTAAGGCCAAGAATGTCCCCGCCGAACACGAAGGGCAATTCGGTTATGGCGATGTTTGGACTTTCGTAGCTATCGACGCTGACACTAAGCTAACCCCTTGCTGGCATGTAGGTGCTAGGGATGCCGAAAATGCCTGTGATTTTATCAATGATCTCAAGGGTAGGCTGGCTAACCGAGTCCAGTTAACCACCGACGGTCATAAGATGTATCTCAATGCGGTTGAAAATGCTTTCGGTTCTGAAATCGACTTTGCTCAACTAGTTAAACTCTATGGGGAGACGGTTGAGGGGCAGAGACGATATAGCCCCGCTCAGTGTACCGGAACGATTAAGACGGTTATTCAGGGCAATCCCGACGAAAGCAAAGTGTCCACCAGCTACATCGAGCGTCAGAACCTTACAATGAGAATGAGCATGAGACGGTTCACCAGGTTGACTAACGCCTTTTCAAAGAAGCTAGAGAATCACATGTACGCCCTGGCTCTTTACTTCTTTCACTACAACTTCGTCAGGACTCATAAGAGCCTTGCTAATCCTTATCCGAGAACACCGGCGATGGCGGCGGGTGTCACTAACCGGATTTGGTCTTTTGAGGACGTTATCGGGTTGCTAGGATAG
- a CDS encoding DNA methyltransferase, with protein sequence MDTNVIYCGDCLDKLKELPSDSVDLIYIDPPFSSNRSYVAFWEEQEVRHFEDRFEDVQAYLDYMYPRVKEMYRVLKPTGGFLYHCDWHASHYVKGMLDRGDLFGYENFQNEIIWYYRGAGISKKRFARRHDVIFYYSKSKEWFFDPDPARQPYAEATVERFKHHIGNVREGHDYGLQTLNPKGKHPYDVITDIQPEAPSALARRGYPTQKPVPLMDRLIRCCSAENSIVLDAFCGCGTTLKAAQIAKRKWVGIDISPTACREMAKRLREECGLRDGIDFKLRSMPMTVEELRKYPPHEFQNWAIIALGGTPNKSKVRDMGIDGKLYPIENISKEKKTDQPYLGGKNLFGDIDNYIPIQVKRTDQVGRPEIDTFQTAMKRDGRNRGIFIGFSFSRDAEKEIRRIEREDGLKIEMVTVDELVSQLLDKQLG encoded by the coding sequence ATGGATACGAATGTTATTTACTGCGGCGATTGTTTAGACAAGTTGAAGGAACTCCCAAGCGACAGTGTTGACCTGATTTACATTGACCCGCCATTCAGTTCAAACCGAAGTTACGTTGCCTTTTGGGAAGAACAGGAAGTTAGGCATTTTGAGGATAGATTTGAGGATGTTCAAGCGTATCTTGATTACATGTACCCCCGTGTTAAGGAAATGTATCGCGTTTTAAAACCTACTGGTGGGTTTTTGTATCATTGTGACTGGCATGCTTCACATTACGTTAAAGGGATGCTAGACCGTGGCGACTTATTTGGATATGAAAACTTCCAGAACGAAATTATTTGGTATTACCGTGGGGCTGGTATCTCAAAAAAACGGTTTGCCCGAAGGCATGACGTAATATTCTATTACTCTAAATCTAAGGAATGGTTTTTTGACCCCGACCCTGCCCGACAGCCGTACGCTGAAGCTACTGTAGAACGATTTAAGCATCATATAGGGAATGTTAGGGAAGGGCATGATTATGGATTACAGACATTGAATCCGAAGGGCAAACATCCTTACGATGTGATAACCGATATTCAGCCCGAAGCCCCTTCAGCATTGGCAAGGCGTGGTTATCCAACTCAAAAACCAGTCCCACTAATGGATAGGTTAATCCGTTGTTGTTCTGCCGAAAACTCAATAGTCTTAGATGCTTTTTGCGGATGCGGGACTACCCTGAAGGCTGCACAGATTGCCAAGCGAAAGTGGGTAGGTATTGATATTTCCCCTACAGCATGCCGCGAAATGGCAAAGCGATTGAGGGAGGAATGCGGGTTACGTGACGGCATAGACTTTAAACTACGAAGCATGCCGATGACCGTTGAAGAACTCCGCAAATATCCCCCGCACGAGTTCCAAAACTGGGCAATTATCGCACTGGGCGGGACACCCAACAAGTCGAAGGTGAGGGATATGGGGATAGATGGCAAACTCTATCCAATCGAAAACATTAGTAAAGAGAAAAAAACAGACCAGCCATATCTAGGCGGCAAAAACCTATTTGGCGATATTGACAATTACATCCCGATTCAAGTTAAGCGTACTGACCAGGTGGGACGACCCGAAATAGACACTTTTCAGACAGCCATGAAACGAGATGGCCGAAACAGGGGAATCTTTATCGGGTTTAGTTTTAGCCGTGATGCTGAAAAAGAAATCCGCCGAATTGAGCGGGAAGATGGTTTGAAAATTGAAATGGTCACGGTTGACGAACTAGTCAGCCAACTACTGGACAAGCAATTAGGTTAA
- the bfr gene encoding bacterioferritin codes for MKGDTQLIATLNSLLADELTATNQYMVHAEMCENWGFDKLHKAIQKRAITEMKHAEKLISRILFLEGIPIVSEYRKMSIGADVPKMFANDLVLENGAVKSYNAAVKLARDVADNATRDILQSILDDEDGHVDEIETTQDQIGQMGIQVFLSTRVE; via the coding sequence ATGAAAGGCGATACCCAGCTCATTGCAACCCTTAATTCCCTACTGGCCGACGAACTCACCGCCACCAACCAGTACATGGTCCACGCCGAGATGTGTGAAAACTGGGGCTTCGACAAGCTCCACAAGGCCATCCAGAAGCGCGCTATCACCGAGATGAAGCACGCCGAGAAACTGATCAGCCGTATCCTCTTCCTCGAGGGTATCCCGATCGTCTCTGAATATCGCAAAATGTCCATCGGCGCCGACGTTCCCAAGATGTTCGCCAACGACCTCGTTTTGGAGAACGGTGCGGTCAAATCTTACAATGCCGCCGTAAAGCTCGCCCGCGATGTCGCCGACAACGCCACCCGCGACATCCTCCAGTCCATCCTCGACGACGAGGATGGCCACGTCGACGAGATCGAGACCACCCAGGACCAGATCGGTCAGATGGGCATCCAGGTCTTCCTGTCCACCCGGGTCGAGTAA
- the rpsL gene encoding 30S ribosomal protein S12, protein MPTVNQLIRKGRHKLTKKAKTPALHYNFNALKNRTSYGAGSPQKRGVCLQVKTTTPKKPNSALRKIARVRLSNHMEVTAYIGGEGHNLQEHSVVLIRGGRVPDLPGVRYHIVRGTLDTAGVANRKQGRSKYGAKVAKAAAKK, encoded by the coding sequence ATGCCGACAGTGAACCAGTTGATCCGAAAAGGGCGCCATAAGCTGACCAAGAAGGCCAAGACGCCGGCGCTGCATTACAATTTCAACGCGCTCAAGAACCGCACCTCCTACGGCGCCGGTTCGCCCCAGAAGCGCGGCGTGTGCTTACAGGTCAAGACGACCACCCCCAAGAAACCGAACTCGGCTCTGCGCAAGATCGCCCGCGTCAGGCTTTCCAACCACATGGAAGTCACGGCCTACATCGGCGGCGAAGGGCACAACCTGCAGGAGCACTCGGTAGTACTTATCCGCGGCGGCAGGGTGCCTGATTTACCGGGCGTCCGCTACCACATCGTCCGCGGCACGTTGGATACCGCCGGCGTAGCCAACCGCAAGCAGGGCCGTTCCAAATACGGCGCCAAGGTCGCCAAGGCCGCAGCCAAGAAATAA
- the rpsG gene encoding 30S ribosomal protein S7, which produces MGRRSSGIKHPAMPDAKYNSVIVSKFINRIMVDGKQNTAEAVIYGAMELMAAQEGKDAVTLLEAAVKNVTPMIEVKARRVGGANYQVPIEVRPDRAFSLALRWLTKAARSRSGKSMAEKLSAELSDASKGLGSAVKKREETHKMAEANRAFAHYRW; this is translated from the coding sequence ATGGGAAGACGCAGTTCCGGAATCAAACACCCCGCGATGCCAGACGCCAAATATAACAGCGTTATCGTCTCCAAGTTCATCAACCGAATCATGGTCGACGGCAAGCAGAACACCGCCGAGGCCGTGATCTACGGCGCCATGGAGCTGATGGCCGCTCAGGAAGGCAAAGACGCAGTGACCCTGTTAGAGGCGGCGGTCAAGAACGTGACGCCGATGATCGAAGTCAAGGCACGGCGCGTCGGCGGCGCCAACTACCAAGTGCCGATCGAAGTCCGGCCGGATCGGGCCTTTTCCCTGGCGCTCCGCTGGCTGACCAAAGCTGCGAGGAGTCGCTCCGGCAAGTCTATGGCCGAGAAGCTTTCGGCCGAACTGTCCGACGCCTCCAAGGGCCTGGGCTCCGCCGTCAAAAAGCGCGAAGAGACCCACAAGATGGCCGAGGCCAACCGCGCCTTCGCCCACTACCGCTGGTAA